In Chryseobacterium lactis, a single genomic region encodes these proteins:
- a CDS encoding winged helix-turn-helix transcriptional regulator, which translates to MAKITENGKEREATCTEELFAMRDSLDVLGGKWKLMILRYLTNRPDQKIHFKKLERGIEGISAKMLSKELKELETNLLITRTIQDTKPITVIYAVTEYGKSVFPVTETLVNWGILHREKIKESMG; encoded by the coding sequence ATGGCAAAAATCACAGAAAACGGAAAAGAAAGAGAGGCTACCTGCACGGAAGAATTGTTCGCAATGCGCGACAGCCTGGATGTTCTTGGGGGGAAGTGGAAGCTAATGATCCTACGATATCTCACCAACAGACCTGATCAAAAGATTCATTTTAAAAAACTGGAACGTGGCATTGAAGGGATTTCTGCTAAAATGCTGAGTAAGGAACTGAAAGAGTTGGAAACAAATCTCCTGATTACCAGAACAATTCAGGATACAAAACCGATTACTGTAATTTATGCGGTAACTGAATACGGAAAATCAGTATTTCCGGTAACGGAAACTTTGGTAAACTGGGGAATACTTCATAGAGAAAAAATCAAGGAATCAATGGGGTAG
- a CDS encoding glycine betaine ABC transporter substrate-binding protein encodes MKPLKYLFFPILIVVFAALNSCGNIKNSKYITIGMVDGWAEDVAMTHVTKAILDQQGYHVIIQKASTDMILASMNNEDTDLFMGVWLPYTHAKKLAKFSDLVHLGTNYDNGRIGLVVPEYVTINSIEELNQHKEQFNHRIIGIEKGAGLTSGTDKAIVDYKLDYKQINSSTIAMITELQNAMQQKQWIVVAGWQPHWMFGKMKLKFLDDPKKVFGEAEKIKTYARKSFGKDHPELAKFFSKVHFDDQTMADLLIKMEQSKNKEATAQQWVEEHSELIKLWLDKN; translated from the coding sequence ATGAAACCATTAAAATACCTATTTTTTCCCATTTTAATTGTGGTATTCGCTGCACTAAATTCATGTGGAAATATAAAAAACTCTAAATACATAACCATCGGAATGGTTGATGGCTGGGCAGAAGATGTTGCCATGACGCATGTTACCAAAGCTATTTTAGACCAGCAAGGATATCATGTTATTATTCAAAAAGCATCTACCGATATGATTCTTGCTTCGATGAATAATGAAGATACAGACCTTTTCATGGGAGTCTGGCTTCCTTACACCCATGCTAAAAAGCTGGCTAAATTTTCAGACTTAGTTCATCTTGGAACAAATTATGACAATGGTCGTATAGGATTGGTGGTTCCTGAATATGTGACAATAAATTCGATTGAAGAACTCAATCAGCATAAAGAGCAATTTAACCACAGAATTATCGGAATTGAAAAAGGTGCCGGTTTGACCTCCGGAACAGATAAAGCGATTGTGGATTATAAACTGGATTATAAACAGATCAACTCTTCTACCATTGCCATGATCACTGAATTACAGAATGCCATGCAACAAAAACAATGGATTGTTGTCGCAGGATGGCAACCTCACTGGATGTTTGGTAAAATGAAACTTAAGTTTCTTGACGACCCCAAAAAGGTTTTTGGCGAAGCAGAAAAGATAAAAACGTATGCAAGAAAAAGCTTTGGGAAAGATCATCCGGAATTGGCAAAGTTCTTTTCTAAAGTACATTTTGATGATCAAACAATGGCTGACCTTTTAATCAAAATGGAACAAAGTAAAAATAAAGAAGCCACCGCTCAACAATGGGTGGAAGAACATTCTGAACTGATAAAATTATGGTTAGATAAAAATTAA
- a CDS encoding ABC transporter permease, whose protein sequence is MNKTIDIGQYVETAINWLTQNGKPVFDIIKHVGNSSIMGIEWVLINTPFYVIILFFTLLALWKAGKGIAVVTAAGLSLIFLMGLWKETMETLALIFVATITALVISIPLGIFAAKSKIAEKIIRPLLDLMQTMPAFVYLIPAVLFFSIGKVPGAFATIIFAMPPAVRLTTLGIEAVPKDIVEAARAFGATNRQILFKVELPLAMKTILTGINQTILLSLSMVVIAGMIAAGGLGEKVLEGINNLDIGLGFESGLSVVILAIILDRITQGFVKKKQ, encoded by the coding sequence ATGAATAAAACTATAGATATAGGTCAATATGTAGAAACTGCAATCAATTGGCTCACACAAAATGGAAAACCTGTATTTGATATCATAAAACACGTAGGAAACTCCTCTATTATGGGGATTGAATGGGTTTTGATAAACACACCCTTTTATGTTATCATCCTCTTCTTTACACTACTGGCATTATGGAAAGCCGGAAAAGGTATTGCCGTCGTGACTGCAGCAGGATTAAGTCTGATATTTTTAATGGGATTATGGAAAGAAACCATGGAAACGCTGGCATTGATCTTTGTAGCAACGATTACTGCACTTGTCATTTCTATCCCTCTGGGAATTTTTGCAGCGAAAAGCAAGATCGCTGAAAAAATCATTCGTCCTTTATTGGATTTAATGCAAACAATGCCTGCGTTTGTCTATCTGATTCCTGCAGTATTATTCTTCAGTATCGGTAAAGTACCAGGTGCTTTTGCAACCATTATTTTTGCAATGCCGCCTGCCGTACGATTAACAACACTGGGGATTGAAGCTGTTCCTAAGGACATTGTTGAAGCAGCCAGAGCTTTCGGAGCAACCAACCGTCAGATTCTGTTTAAAGTGGAACTTCCTTTAGCCATGAAAACAATATTAACGGGGATTAATCAAACCATACTATTATCATTATCCATGGTAGTTATTGCAGGAATGATTGCCGCTGGTGGTTTAGGTGAAAAAGTACTGGAAGGAATTAATAACCTGGATATCGGATTAGGATTTGAAAGCGGACTATCCGTCGTGATTTTAGCCATTATCCTAGACAGGATTACCCAGGGATTTGTAAAGAAAAAACAATAA
- a CDS encoding quaternary amine ABC transporter ATP-binding protein, which produces MEKNENSRKVKLKVEDLTIIFGKNKEKAQELLDKGFSKKEILEKTGCTVGINKASFEIYEGEFFVIMGLSGSGKSTLLRCLNRLNEPTSGKVYINDDDITGKNNKELLEVRRTEMSMVFQKFGLLPHHTVLDNAGFGLEIRGEDKASRDEKAQKALDIVGLNGFENQYPSQLSGGMQQRVGLARALANDPEVLLMDEAFSALDPLIKSEMQDQMLELQNTLQKTIVFITHDLDEAIKIGDRIVIMKDGVIEQIGTAEDILTNPASDYVKAFVEKVDRKTIITARSLMFDKATVVRFRKDGPEGALRKMRTTGLENLPVVDFQNKFLGFVTLNDVVRIAKKKEPTVESIINSNVPSVYPEVTVEEMLPLISGSKSAIAVVDENNKFLGLITQLSLIIEATKFNEEEIIELKEIANNQ; this is translated from the coding sequence ATGGAAAAAAATGAAAACAGTAGAAAAGTAAAACTTAAAGTTGAAGACCTGACTATTATTTTTGGCAAAAACAAAGAAAAAGCACAGGAACTTTTAGACAAAGGTTTTTCCAAAAAGGAAATTCTTGAAAAAACAGGTTGCACGGTAGGGATCAACAAAGCCAGTTTTGAAATCTATGAAGGCGAATTTTTTGTCATCATGGGATTATCAGGAAGTGGAAAATCTACTTTACTGCGTTGTCTGAACAGGCTGAATGAGCCTACTTCAGGAAAAGTATATATCAATGATGATGACATTACCGGTAAAAACAATAAAGAACTTCTGGAGGTAAGAAGAACCGAAATGAGTATGGTATTTCAAAAATTTGGATTACTGCCCCATCATACGGTTTTAGACAATGCAGGTTTCGGACTGGAAATCAGAGGCGAAGACAAAGCTTCCCGTGATGAAAAAGCACAAAAAGCTCTGGATATTGTAGGATTAAATGGCTTCGAAAACCAATATCCATCCCAACTTTCAGGAGGAATGCAGCAGAGAGTAGGATTAGCAAGAGCGTTAGCTAATGATCCAGAAGTACTGCTTATGGATGAGGCTTTCTCAGCACTGGATCCTTTGATAAAATCTGAAATGCAGGATCAGATGCTTGAATTGCAAAATACATTGCAAAAAACTATTGTCTTCATTACACATGACCTGGACGAAGCCATTAAAATCGGTGATCGTATCGTCATTATGAAAGACGGCGTCATAGAACAAATAGGAACAGCCGAAGATATTTTAACCAATCCTGCAAGTGACTATGTAAAGGCCTTTGTAGAAAAAGTGGATCGTAAAACAATTATTACCGCCAGATCTCTGATGTTCGACAAAGCTACCGTGGTACGTTTCAGAAAAGACGGCCCTGAAGGAGCTTTAAGAAAAATGAGAACAACAGGGCTTGAAAATTTACCCGTTGTCGATTTTCAAAATAAATTTCTTGGTTTTGTAACATTGAATGATGTGGTCCGGATTGCCAAAAAGAAAGAACCTACAGTAGAATCAATTATCAATAGTAATGTTCCTTCCGTATATCCGGAAGTCACTGTAGAAGAAATGTTACCGTTAATTTCCGGCAGCAAATCCGCCATCGCTGTGGTAGATGAAAATAATAAATTTTTAGGTCTTATCACCCAATTATCTCTCATCATAGAAGCTACAAAGTTTAACGAAGAAGAGATCATTGAATTAAAAGAAATCGCAAACAATCAATAA
- a CDS encoding DUF1304 domain-containing protein produces MELVSKILIAVVALEHLYILWMEMFAWETKGKEVFKAALPPEMFKPTKGLAANQGLYNGFLAAGLIWSFLIKDPEWQTNVALFFLGCVAIAGIYGAVSATKKIFFVQALPAILAIIAVLLK; encoded by the coding sequence ATGGAACTTGTTTCTAAAATTCTGATCGCAGTCGTTGCACTGGAACATCTTTATATTCTCTGGATGGAAATGTTTGCCTGGGAAACTAAAGGAAAAGAAGTTTTCAAAGCGGCTCTTCCTCCGGAAATGTTTAAACCTACCAAGGGATTGGCAGCTAACCAGGGATTATATAATGGTTTTCTGGCAGCAGGACTCATCTGGTCTTTTTTGATTAAAGATCCGGAATGGCAGACCAATGTAGCCTTATTCTTTCTGGGATGTGTAGCAATAGCAGGAATTTATGGCGCTGTCTCAGCCACAAAAAAAATATTTTTCGTTCAGGCGCTGCCTGCTATTCTGGCCATTATTGCTGTTTTACTGAAATAA
- a CDS encoding Crp/Fnr family transcriptional regulator: MDSFKAHLNKFITVTDEEYSSIVTFFKVLDVKKKQDLMLEGEVCRNIYFVVKGCLRKFFINEKGVEHTTQFAIENWWITDTFAYEREVQTDFNIQAVEHSTVLVIDLKTQELLLEKHPKMERYFRIVYQRAYAASERKIRYLYEYSREELYVHFSTLYPWFIQRIPQYLIASFLGFTPEYLSEIKAKLRS; encoded by the coding sequence ATGGATTCTTTCAAAGCACATTTAAATAAGTTTATTACAGTAACCGACGAAGAATATTCTTCTATTGTCACTTTTTTTAAGGTATTGGATGTAAAGAAAAAACAAGATCTGATGCTTGAAGGTGAGGTATGCAGAAATATCTATTTTGTGGTTAAAGGTTGCCTTAGAAAGTTTTTTATTAATGAAAAAGGGGTGGAGCATACGACTCAATTTGCAATTGAAAACTGGTGGATTACGGATACATTTGCCTATGAAAGAGAAGTGCAGACAGATTTTAATATTCAGGCTGTAGAACATTCTACCGTTTTGGTAATTGATTTAAAAACTCAGGAACTGTTATTAGAGAAGCATCCCAAGATGGAACGGTATTTCAGAATCGTTTATCAAAGGGCTTATGCTGCTTCGGAAAGAAAGATCCGCTATTTATATGAATATTCAAGAGAGGAGTTGTATGTTCATTTCAGTACACTATATCCATGGTTTATTCAGAGGATTCCTCAATATCTTATCGCTTCATTTTTAGGTTTTACTCCGGAATATCTCAGTGAAATTAAAGCAAAATTACGTTCTTAA
- a CDS encoding DoxX family protein codes for MTDTKNQFPQLFLRLAIAVTMLSAVADRFGWWSKENSAWGNMASFEKYTRQLTSFLPETLSTFSAYAATCLEIIFPLMLILGFKTKLAAYGSSILLLIFAISMTMALGVKAPFDYSVWVGSAAAFLLAVQSQYSFSIDHLTKK; via the coding sequence ATGACAGATACAAAAAATCAATTTCCGCAACTATTTTTAAGACTAGCTATTGCTGTAACGATGCTTTCTGCGGTGGCAGACCGGTTCGGATGGTGGAGCAAAGAAAACTCAGCGTGGGGGAATATGGCCAGTTTTGAGAAATATACCAGGCAGCTTACCTCTTTTCTTCCGGAAACCCTAAGTACTTTTTCAGCTTATGCAGCTACATGTCTGGAAATAATTTTTCCTCTGATGCTGATTTTGGGATTTAAAACCAAGCTAGCCGCCTATGGAAGCAGTATCTTGCTATTGATTTTTGCGATATCCATGACAATGGCATTGGGAGTGAAGGCTCCATTTGATTACTCAGTATGGGTGGGAAGTGCCGCAGCCTTTTTACTGGCTGTTCAGTCACAGTATTCTTTTAGTATAGATCATTTAACCAAAAAATAA
- a CDS encoding carboxymuconolactone decarboxylase family protein, producing the protein MSARLNIATVDSAAYKAMMGLEGYLQTISLNHIQKELIKIRASQINKCAFCLDMHTKDAIKYGETTQRIFILDGWREAKEFFTEEEQALLAMTEEITLISDKGLTEETYQKAKSFFDDNQIAQIIMAIVTINAWNRIAVSTHLPVAK; encoded by the coding sequence ATGAGCGCAAGATTAAATATTGCAACAGTAGATTCAGCAGCTTATAAAGCTATGATGGGATTGGAAGGATACTTACAAACGATCTCTTTAAACCACATTCAGAAAGAATTAATTAAAATCAGAGCTTCACAAATCAATAAATGTGCTTTTTGCCTGGATATGCACACCAAAGATGCTATCAAATATGGTGAAACCACTCAGAGAATTTTTATCCTTGATGGATGGAGAGAAGCAAAAGAGTTTTTTACAGAAGAAGAACAGGCACTTTTGGCGATGACTGAAGAAATTACACTGATAAGCGACAAAGGTTTAACTGAAGAAACGTATCAGAAAGCGAAGTCATTTTTTGATGATAACCAGATTGCACAGATCATTATGGCTATCGTGACAATCAATGCATGGAACAGAATTGCAGTGAGTACGCATCTTCCGGTTGCAAAATAG
- a CDS encoding aldo/keto reductase, with protein MEYRTLGNTDLELSVITHGAFAIGGNMWGGNEKKDSIDSIHASLDYGVTSIDTAPFYGFGLSEEMIGEAIKGKDRSKIQLLTKFGLVWDGSNNGKGEFFFDAEDEGKAIPVYKFASKENIIKEVEESLKRLGTDYIDLLQLHWPDSTTLISETMEAMELLIQQGKIRAAGVSNYSVTQMEEASKTLQLASNQVSYSMLNRAIENDLVPYSLENNSGIIVYSPMERGLLTGKYFKETQLKDNDHRNGYFSQFDLNKVKTFLEKIEPIAQEKGASLSQLVLRWTTLQPAITVVLAGARNAQQAIENAKTMDINISQEELNFINSALNEI; from the coding sequence ATGGAATACAGAACATTAGGAAACACCGATCTTGAACTATCCGTTATTACCCACGGCGCCTTTGCTATCGGCGGGAATATGTGGGGTGGAAATGAGAAAAAAGATTCCATCGACTCTATCCACGCTTCATTAGATTATGGAGTAACATCTATTGATACCGCACCATTTTATGGTTTCGGACTGAGTGAAGAAATGATCGGGGAAGCAATCAAAGGAAAAGATCGATCAAAAATTCAGTTATTAACTAAATTCGGGTTGGTCTGGGATGGAAGCAACAATGGAAAAGGAGAATTTTTCTTTGATGCTGAAGACGAAGGAAAAGCTATTCCGGTTTATAAATTCGCTTCTAAGGAAAATATCATCAAAGAAGTTGAAGAAAGCTTAAAAAGATTGGGTACTGATTATATTGACCTGCTACAACTTCACTGGCCGGACAGTACAACACTCATCAGCGAGACTATGGAAGCCATGGAGCTATTAATCCAGCAGGGAAAAATCCGTGCTGCAGGAGTAAGCAACTACAGCGTAACTCAAATGGAGGAGGCAAGTAAAACGCTGCAATTAGCCAGCAATCAGGTTTCTTACAGTATGCTGAACCGTGCCATAGAAAATGATCTTGTCCCTTATTCTTTAGAAAATAATTCAGGAATCATTGTGTACAGCCCGATGGAAAGAGGTCTTTTAACAGGTAAATATTTCAAAGAAACCCAATTAAAGGATAATGACCACAGAAATGGCTATTTCTCCCAGTTTGATTTGAATAAAGTAAAAACTTTCTTGGAAAAAATTGAGCCTATCGCTCAGGAAAAAGGAGCCAGCTTATCTCAACTGGTCCTTCGATGGACAACCCTTCAACCTGCAATAACCGTTGTATTAGCAGGAGCTAGAAATGCTCAACAAGCGATTGAAAATGCAAAAACAATGGACATCAATATCTCTCAGGAAGAATTGAACTTTATCAACTCTGCCTTGAACGAGATTTAG
- a CDS encoding putative quinol monooxygenase codes for MKIHLTAIIKAKQEHQAEVFEVLQNMVKETRKEEACELYNLHQGIENKNQFVFYEIWKNEQGLAQHNQQPYIQAFGALVDEKLQEKPQIYTTHIIE; via the coding sequence ATGAAAATTCACCTTACAGCAATTATTAAAGCTAAACAGGAACATCAGGCAGAAGTCTTTGAAGTTCTTCAGAATATGGTAAAAGAAACGAGAAAAGAAGAAGCGTGTGAGCTCTATAATCTTCATCAGGGAATTGAGAACAAAAATCAATTTGTTTTCTACGAAATCTGGAAAAACGAACAAGGATTGGCTCAGCACAATCAGCAACCCTACATCCAGGCTTTTGGAGCTTTGGTAGATGAAAAACTTCAGGAAAAACCACAAATTTATACGACGCATATCATTGAGTGA
- a CDS encoding NAD-dependent epimerase/dehydratase family protein has protein sequence MKKILITGVTGYIGGTIAQKLLKKNYSVKGLIRNENQAEALKLLGIEPIVGSIHDEIFLKEAVADVDAVMHNADSADDAYAADSFVNILQNTGKTLIFTSGSAIFGGKENGEGNNFVFTEDIPLNPRLEMASRVLINEYILQSSQKNIRSIVIVPTMVYGEGLGLKKDSIQIPALLNFSKEKGHGVFFGKGENIWSNVHIEDLADLYVLALEKAQAGSLYYAENGSSTLKNIAENMSKKYDLQPARSLNVQEAVNRFGPAGGYFGFASNSLCSASKAKEELGWNPQYDSIETFI, from the coding sequence ATGAAAAAAATATTAATCACAGGAGTTACCGGGTATATCGGAGGTACCATTGCCCAGAAATTACTTAAAAAGAATTATAGTGTAAAAGGTTTGATCCGCAACGAAAACCAGGCAGAAGCATTGAAACTATTAGGAATCGAACCCATTGTAGGAAGTATTCATGATGAAATATTTTTAAAAGAAGCTGTTGCAGATGTTGATGCGGTGATGCACAATGCCGATTCAGCGGATGATGCCTATGCAGCAGACAGTTTTGTGAATATATTACAAAATACCGGCAAAACACTGATCTTCACTTCAGGATCTGCCATTTTTGGAGGGAAAGAAAACGGAGAAGGCAACAATTTTGTTTTTACAGAGGACATCCCCCTCAATCCAAGACTGGAAATGGCTTCCAGAGTTTTGATTAATGAGTATATTCTTCAGTCTTCCCAAAAGAATATCAGAAGTATTGTGATTGTACCTACGATGGTATATGGAGAAGGTTTAGGACTGAAAAAAGACAGCATCCAGATTCCTGCCCTGCTCAATTTTTCAAAAGAAAAAGGGCACGGTGTATTTTTTGGAAAGGGCGAAAACATCTGGTCGAATGTACATATTGAAGATCTGGCGGATCTGTATGTTCTGGCTTTAGAAAAAGCACAGGCAGGCTCACTTTATTATGCGGAAAATGGCTCCTCTACCTTAAAAAATATTGCAGAAAATATGAGTAAGAAATATGACTTGCAACCCGCCCGTTCATTAAATGTACAGGAAGCGGTAAACAGATTCGGGCCTGCAGGCGGGTATTTTGGTTTTGCCTCAAACAGTTTGTGCAGCGCTAGCAAAGCAAAAGAAGAACTGGGATGGAACCCTCAATATGACTCCATTGAAACATTTATTTAA
- a CDS encoding NAD(P)H-dependent oxidoreductase — protein MKKVLIINGGQNFGHSGGKYNETITENTINVLKEFENVEVKITNVSEHYDKNEEVQKFVWADYIIYHTPIWWFQLPNGLKKYIDEVFTAGHAKGIYMSDGRNAANPEINYGTGGMLGGRKYMLTTSWNAPATAFTLPGEFFNEKSVDDGPLFGFHRMNAFVSLEKMKSFHFHDVEKNANIERDMKLYRDHVRNVFEKEFKPEFVS, from the coding sequence ATGAAAAAAGTACTTATCATCAACGGTGGACAAAATTTTGGACATTCAGGAGGAAAATATAATGAGACTATTACAGAAAATACGATAAATGTTCTTAAAGAATTTGAAAACGTAGAAGTAAAGATCACGAATGTGAGCGAACATTACGATAAAAATGAAGAGGTTCAGAAATTTGTCTGGGCAGATTATATTATTTACCATACTCCGATCTGGTGGTTCCAGCTTCCCAATGGGTTAAAGAAATATATTGACGAAGTTTTCACAGCCGGACATGCAAAAGGAATTTATATGAGTGACGGAAGAAACGCTGCAAATCCTGAAATTAATTATGGTACAGGAGGAATGCTTGGAGGAAGAAAATATATGTTGACAACAAGCTGGAACGCTCCTGCAACGGCCTTCACTTTACCCGGAGAGTTCTTCAATGAAAAAAGTGTAGATGATGGACCATTATTTGGATTCCATAGAATGAACGCCTTCGTTTCTTTAGAAAAAATGAAAAGTTTTCATTTCCATGATGTGGAAAAAAATGCCAATATAGAACGTGACATGAAACTTTACAGAGATCACGTAAGAAACGTATTCGAAAAGGAATTTAAACCAGAATTTGTATCATGA
- a CDS encoding metallophosphoesterase family protein, which produces MIQIAIFSDVHGNLPALDSVLKDIEKRGISQRFCLGDLVDFAPWGNEVIEKIRDLNIPCLLGNHDERIAFDIPVVPLSKHSKEETQARFLAIGHSKKHITGENKKFLSGLPFHLRLNYKIGGKHWNIQLVHSSLDSNDTYLYESENNEVFNAMLEDSKSDVIVMGHTHLSFKKQFENEKWAINCGSVGRSKEENRLASYLILKLDENKITPEIVQLNYPLEETACQIEKSGIPDYYASFLRNEIISVL; this is translated from the coding sequence ATGATTCAGATAGCGATTTTTAGTGATGTACATGGTAATCTTCCTGCATTGGATTCTGTGTTGAAGGATATAGAGAAAAGAGGAATTAGTCAGAGGTTCTGCCTGGGTGATCTGGTTGATTTTGCACCATGGGGCAATGAGGTAATAGAGAAAATCAGAGATTTAAATATTCCCTGTTTACTGGGAAACCATGATGAAAGAATTGCTTTCGATATTCCTGTTGTTCCTTTGTCCAAGCATTCTAAGGAAGAAACTCAGGCAAGATTTCTTGCCATAGGCCATTCTAAAAAACATATTACCGGGGAGAATAAAAAATTTCTTTCCGGGTTACCATTTCATCTGAGGTTGAATTACAAAATTGGTGGTAAACACTGGAATATTCAGTTGGTTCATTCCAGTCTGGATAGTAATGACACCTATCTGTACGAATCGGAAAATAATGAGGTTTTTAATGCTATGCTGGAAGATTCAAAGTCTGATGTAATTGTCATGGGGCATACTCATCTTTCATTTAAAAAACAATTTGAAAATGAGAAATGGGCCATCAATTGTGGTTCCGTGGGACGTTCAAAAGAAGAAAATCGTCTGGCCTCTTATCTTATTTTGAAGTTAGATGAAAATAAGATCACTCCTGAAATTGTACAATTAAATTATCCGCTCGAAGAAACTGCCTGCCAGATTGAGAAAAGTGGAATTCCAGATTATTATGCTTCTTTTTTAAGAAATGAAATAATATCAGTATTGTAA
- a CDS encoding LysR family transcriptional regulator, producing the protein MVNLEWYRTFKAIYKTGTLTGAADSLFISQPGVSLHLSSLEAYVGYKLFDRTGRKMIPTERGKVLFNAVAEPLTKLEDVEKNFQKSTEKHTPTISVGMCFETFQTTLEQYVSTLPFNLIISFGEYPEMLDQLDKGILDLIITPKKGSSPNIQHEAFSSEQIILVGGKDVDKAAFNKILKTKDTEQIEEWLKNEKWYGTTGDMEHLFQFWILNFGHKPNFRPNYIVPNMNSIIRCLKGGTGLAVVPDFLCKSDIEGGDVKLIWEGKKKLENTLYFGCRKNTNYQTEIEHIKGLFRKVMGKH; encoded by the coding sequence ATGGTTAATTTAGAATGGTACCGTACTTTTAAAGCCATATATAAAACAGGAACCCTTACCGGAGCTGCAGATTCTTTATTTATATCGCAGCCTGGGGTAAGTCTTCATTTAAGTTCGCTGGAAGCTTATGTAGGATATAAACTGTTTGACAGAACGGGAAGAAAAATGATTCCGACAGAAAGAGGAAAAGTATTATTTAATGCTGTGGCGGAGCCTCTTACCAAACTGGAAGATGTGGAAAAGAATTTTCAGAAGTCAACGGAGAAACATACTCCGACGATTAGCGTTGGGATGTGTTTTGAAACCTTTCAGACTACTTTGGAGCAATATGTTTCAACATTACCTTTCAACCTGATTATCAGTTTTGGAGAATATCCGGAAATGCTGGATCAATTGGACAAGGGAATTCTGGATCTGATCATTACACCTAAAAAAGGCTCTTCACCCAATATACAACATGAAGCATTTTCTTCAGAGCAGATTATTCTGGTAGGTGGAAAGGACGTTGATAAAGCCGCTTTCAATAAAATTTTAAAAACAAAAGACACAGAGCAAATAGAAGAATGGCTAAAGAATGAAAAATGGTATGGAACAACAGGAGATATGGAGCATCTTTTTCAGTTCTGGATATTGAATTTTGGGCATAAACCCAATTTTCGTCCCAATTATATTGTTCCGAACATGAATTCAATCATCCGCTGCCTGAAAGGTGGGACAGGATTGGCTGTTGTTCCTGATTTTCTATGCAAAAGTGACATAGAAGGTGGTGATGTTAAACTGATTTGGGAAGGGAAGAAAAAGCTGGAAAATACACTTTATTTCGGATGTAGAAAAAATACGAATTATCAAACGGAAATAGAACATATTAAAGGGTTATTTCGCAAGGTGATGGGTAAACATTAA
- a CDS encoding GNAT family N-acetyltransferase yields MKKILETDRLLLRELTIEDAYHFYELNTNPNVIQYTGDLPFGNVEEALIFLQNYKDYRENGYGRWAVIDKSNTEFLGWCGLKYDTSKDETDIGFRFFERNWGRGLATESAAACLKYGFDQLHLKKIVGRAMSENIASIKVLQKLGLIFDKEFDFDGQKGVIYSIEKSKQSIF; encoded by the coding sequence ATGAAGAAAATATTAGAAACTGACCGGCTCTTATTGAGAGAGTTAACTATTGAAGATGCTTATCATTTTTATGAACTTAATACAAACCCCAATGTAATACAATATACAGGTGATTTACCTTTTGGGAATGTGGAAGAAGCACTGATTTTTCTGCAAAACTATAAAGATTATAGGGAGAATGGATATGGAAGATGGGCTGTTATTGATAAATCAAACACTGAGTTTCTGGGATGGTGTGGATTAAAATATGATACATCTAAGGATGAAACAGATATTGGGTTCAGATTTTTTGAAAGAAACTGGGGCAGAGGGTTGGCAACAGAAAGTGCTGCAGCCTGTCTGAAATACGGATTTGATCAGCTACATCTTAAAAAGATCGTTGGAAGAGCAATGTCTGAAAATATAGCTTCCATAAAGGTATTACAAAAGCTAGGTCTTATTTTCGATAAAGAATTTGATTTTGACGGACAAAAAGGAGTAATTTATAGCATTGAAAAATCAAAACAAAGTATATTCTAA